The DNA segment GGTGTCTCTTTGTGGCTTGAGATTATTCTCCAACATGTTTACCAACCATGCCATGCCTGCTTCAGCCTTGCCGACCCTGCAGAATCCATTAATAATATAGTCATTTGTACGAACCAAAGGCTCCAAACCCTTTTCTTTCATGCATCTCATCAGCTCCATTGCACCAAGCACATTCCCCTCATTGCATAGTGCCTCGATCAATGGTGTGTATGTTGAAACACTGGGCTGCAGTCCAACCAATAACAGTGTCTCATACAGTTTCATGGCTTCGGCAGTCCTGCCTTCCTTGCAGAGACCCTGAATCAGTGTGTTGTAGGTGATCACATCGTGCTCGATTCCTTTAGTTGGCATTTCCTCAAACATGTCAACTGCTTCTCTCACCCTCCCGTGCAAGCACAATCCAGCAATCAAGGTGTTGCAGCTCACTGTGCTCTCCCTGAATCCACTTCTGCACATCTCCTGGTACAATTCCTGAGCCTTACTGAGGTCACCTGCCTTGCAATAGCCATTGATGATGACATTGTATGCGTATCCATTAGGCTCGGTCCCCTTTGCTACCATCTCCGACCACAGGTTCCACGCATCGGTAGTCCTACCCATCTTGCATAAACCATCGATCATTGTTGTGTAGGTAACCAGATCAGGAGCATAACCTCTCAGCTTGAGATTGTTGAAGATGCGGAAGCCGTCGTCGGCCTTGCCATTGTCACATAAGCCGTGAATTATGGACTGGTAAGTGAATATGTCAGGCATGCAGCCAACTGCTATCATCAGGTGAAGAAGCTCAGAGACCTTGCCATAATTGCCGTCCCTGCAATATCCAGTGACCAACTTGGTGATGGAGATCACATCAGGCACAAGCCCATTCCTAGAGACTTCCCGAAGAAGCCTATAGGCATCGTCCAGCTCATTGTCCATGCAGAAGGCCTCGATGAGGTAACCAGCAGTGGAGGCGTCGCCCGAGATTCCTAACTGCATCATCATCTCGTAGAGGCGCCACACGAGGTCGGTCCTCCCTGCTCGCAAGTAGGCAGAGAAGATGGAGTTCCAAGTGGGGAGGGACGGGGAGTAGCCAAGATGAGTCTTCACGAGGGATATAGTCTCCATCGCCTCGTCGGTCACCCTCCCTTCCCTTTGAATGAGGCGGTAGAGGAATAATTCAATAGCGGGCGGGTCGGGTCGGCATTTCGTCGAACGAATAGCGAGCAAGGCCGCCTTCCAGGCCCGGGCATTGGCGAGGGCGTCGAGGAGGGAGGCGGAGGTGGCAGCGTCGGCGGGGGAGGCATCGGGGTGGGAGGAGAGCCAGAGCAGGTAGCGAAGGGAGAGCAGGGGTTTGGTGGAGACGAGGGGCCGGAGGACGTGACGGACGCAGGTGGGGTGGAACAGCTCCGAGGGAGCAAAGTGGGAAAGCAGGAAACTTTCCCACCTGGGCTGCCTCACGACTACCTCGCGCACCCTTTTCGCCGTCTCCGCCAGCTGCTGGTGGTGCCTCCCGTTGTTATCGTAGCTGTCATCGTCCGCATCGCCTCTCTGTCTTCCTTGGGCAACGGAAAGGATTGGCCCCGCACTTTCTGCTGCGGTTGATGCTGGCGCCCCGGTGGagacggaggaggaggtggtggatgtGGCTCTGCTTCCTTTAAGCGCATGAGAAACGAAGGGGGAGCGGCTGTTGCTGCTGAGATCCCACCAAAACCTTTGCGCGACGCCAGCCTTCCTCACCATCTTCCTCTATTTGTCAACCATTGCGCGGCGATCATTTGTGTGCTCGATTGGGTGCGGCGGAGGAAACAACACAAAGCTATCAACGGAGTCGCAGTTGGACATTTACAATTAACCCCCTTTCAATCTTACAATTTAAGATTGGAATAACATCCACACAACATGATGGCTACCCATATACTTACCTCCTCCCATGTGTCGCGTTTTGACCGGAACGAACGTTTCTTTTATTGTTTCATGCCCCATGAATGATGGTTGTATCTTTGCTGATTCTTGTTTGCATGACGACAGTCCGATGGAAGATGGACTGTGGCAGGGGAAGATGTTTCGAGGTACACGATTCTCAAGCCATTCTCAAGCATCGACTTGTATTATGGGAAGAACATGTCAAACTTTCCATGGAGCCGGGAAACACGATTACATCGATCAACGATCTGATCGAGATATCAACCTTAAACACTCAACACGCCGACCAAAGATAGGAAAGAAAGTAATCAAACAAACCAAGCACAATCACAAGCTTTAACCCGAGATTACTGTGGGGAGGGAGCGTCGCCGCCATTGTCTGTGTAGAAGGGGATGATGGTGTACACGGTCTGTAGCACGGTGAGGACCAACAGGAAAATGGCGGCGGCAAGCGAGAGGACCGCCCAGGGGCTCCGGAAGTAGGTGTGGATGAGGTTGGCCCGCCACATGTTGATGTCCTTGCGGCAGTAGTTGTTGACCTTGCGGTGGACATCGTCGAGGGTGCTCTCCGGGTCCAGCACCACGTCCTTGGACAGCCGGTTGAACAGCTTCGCCACCGCCTTGTCGCTCCCCACCGCGTTCTGGATGATCTCCTTGGCGTGCAGAAGGCTGACGTCCTTGGCCGAGTCGATGATGTTGTCCATGAAGAAGACGTAGGAGGTGATCTCGTTGCCCGCGCCGCAGTGCAGCCGCTCGAAGGCCATGAGGTTGAGGAACATGTACTCGGTGGCGTCGTCCACCACGATCACCGGCAGCCTGAGCACCCCGTGGTGGAAGCTGATGTCCCGCAGGCTGTTGGTCTTGCTCTTCTTGAACCGGATCCCGGCCTCGTACAGCTCCACCGCAGACCGGACGATCTCGCTGGAGCCGTCCCGATCCGGCGTGACCGGCGGCGAGCGGTGCGTTGGGTCGTATAGCAGGCTCTTCCGGAAAACGTCGAGGGGGTGGAGGCCCAGGGCCATGCTCGCCGTGGACGGTCGGCCATTACCTGACGCGCAGAACTTGAGCACCAGCTTGTTTATAGTGTCTTCGAGCTGTCCCAAATCAAACACGTACATATATGGTACTGATTGCTTTACTCCATGAATCCATGAGACGagcaaagagagaagaaaagataCCTTGGGTTTGCTGCTCTCGACAGAGACGAGCGTGTCCAAGGCCAGCAGGGGCAGTTGGTTCTCGATCATCAGCATGTCTCGCTTGATGTAGGGGACGGTATACAGCATCCCATGGCTGCTAAAGATGGGGTCGTTGTAGGCGTAGTCACTGGAGGCGCCGGTGGCGACGCGCATTATCTCGAGCATGAAGCAGCCGTCGAGGATCATCAGCTGCAGGAACCGGTCCTTCTCCCTCCATGGATCGTCGAGGCCCTGATACGCGTCCTGCAATTGCTGCACCACCTCCCCCATCGCCGCCACGAACTCGTCGAGCCGCTTGTTCGCCCTCCTGAGGAAGTGGAGGAGCGCTCTGTGCTTGTGCTCCTCCATGGGCCAGACGTCGGGGTCCCCGTGGTGGTACGGCCCGAAGGAGACGACCTGCGGCTTGTAGGCCATGCGGTTCAAGTCCTTGATGCAAGCAGGAACCTTGTATATGGATCGGTTACTCCATTGACCTGTCTCTGCTGCTGGTTCGACGCTCTCGAGCTGGTCATGGATCTCCAGCACCCAGTTTTTGGCCATGGCACAGAACGAGAACGATTACGACCACcattcatcctcctcctcctctctctatatatatgccCCTGAGGCATAGGAAATGAATGGTTTGTGGGCTAATCAGTTAGTGTTTCTGCTGCTTTACAGCCAACTACTGGCCAGGCTTTATCGGAGATATCTCTATAGAATGAGCAGCGATTGAACTGAGGAAGAGTACGGCATAGGGGAGGTATCTCTGTCCTCTAATCTATCTAGAGAAAAGGTAAAGAACAAAGAAGGCCATATACTCTGTAAAGAGCACGAATGCCTTTgttgcaagtcattgaacatatgCTCTACTCAtgcagttctctctctctctctctctctctctctctctctctccattaaaAGCAGATCGATTCCAAGTTAACAGGAAAAAAAAGCCTAAAAAATATAGCCCAATGTATCCAATCATTTCTTATTTATGTGGTGTTTCATCAACAAAGTGTAGCAACAAGTCTCTGAAGTCCCTCAACAACAATAACCTTTACCAATGCTTTCATCTACTTTTATCCTGCATGTATCATCTAAGATCTCGTTATTTGGTCTTTGCAGTTGCAATGAGAGAATGTGGTGACCGCGATGTGAGGGGAAAAAAGATGAATCTCTCACTATCCTATCAGTGATCGCTGACCTCAATTAGCTGGTCCACAACACTTGGGTCTGCAAGTGTACTTGTATCCCCAAGCTCATCTAGCTGCCGCGAAGCAATTTTCCGCAATATCCTTCTCATGATCTTTCCGCTCCTGGTCTTTGGTAGTCCCGGTGCCCAGTGGATTTTGTCTGGGGCAGCAAAGGCGCCAATCTGACAAGAGAAATTTCGAAAGTGCATCATGTACAAATGAGTTTGCCATAGTTTGAATCAAGAGAACTGTAATATCTGATAAGTGTCATCTGTTGTGCAATTGAAGTAGTGCTGCAGACCGAAAACTCTCTGATGCTCTCAGCTCTCTTCATTCTATCGAACTAGCACATTTGCTGGCACTGCTCATGTACAAAATACAGAGCATGTGCCCCTTTAAAAATGCCCCTTTTCTGTCTACATCATAAATACGATCCCAACTGGTACCTTAGATCAAGACCCGAGTACACCTCTTTCTTGTAGCTCTCAATACAGTGTGAAAGTATGCATACAATGAGTCGTGAAAACATCAATAGTGTTTTAATATGTCCTACTTGTACTAATTGTCTAATGGAAGATACTTATAGGTATAGCAATGGAGGACCTCTGGAGGACAAAGGCCCAAAGGGATAGAAAGGAAACTAGACAGATCGGATAAACATATAAAAATAGCCAAAACTTTCCATTTCTAAAGAGAGTGTTGAAATGCACAGTAGATGAATGGATATATAGACTCTGGTCCTTAGAGATCAAAAGGATAAATTTTTGGATGATAATTAGCTCAGCATATTTCATAGTCCATTGCTGTATGATATATGTGCATATGCAAAATATATTGGACACCCATCTTTGCTATAGAAACAAAGAATAAAAAGACATGCAAATTATTATAAGAAAGAGTTGTGAGAAAGAATTTCAAAAAACTGGCGATAAAATAATAAAGGCCTTAAGAACAATTGACACCCCTACAAAATTTAGCATCTGCCTCTAAATATTCCTCCTCGAGTTAGATTTCCAACAAAATAAATCACTAGTGATATCATCAAATCGACTACTAAGTCGGTGTTTCCGATGACTAAGAAGAAACCCATGTAACCATGGCATGTAACTTAAAGCTTCGAAAACTCTAAAAACGATCCGAATGCAATGTATATATAAGTCAGGAGCGCCACATCCGATTACAACAGGAACATACCTGGCTTCTGACGGCCAAAATGAGGCTTTTCCGTACTTCATTGCTGTAAGGAACGCCATCCACTAAAGTGACAAAAGCATATATGCTTTGCCCTTTGACCTGGAAACAGAGAAAACTGTAAGAAAAGATTAACAACTCAAGTTCAGCATGAGGCGTCATGCTTGAAGCTGGAGCTCTTCACCTCATGGTCAACACCAACGACAGCAGCCTCTGCACATTGGGGGTGAGACACCAGGGCAGATTCTACCTCCGCAGTTCCAATGCGGTGCCCACTACAGACAACTTAATCAAATATTTAGTCACCCGTACCAATTTGAATGAACATGCTTTCCCTCAAGAAAGCTATAGTCCCATGTCAATTACATTAAGAATAATAAGCACATATGAGATTACAGTACCTGACATTGATAACATCATCAACTCTTCCAGTGAGCCAGTGGTAGCCATCCTTGTCCCTGATGCATCAAAATGATGACCAGAACATGATAGTTACCTATATGCGAATGTTATATATCCAGCAACCTAAGCTTCAAAAACTCATTTTTGCAGTAACTTGTGGCACAGAGATGAAGTTTTAAGCCTGCATCAGTTAATATGCCAGAACAATTACCTGCTGCAACCATCACCTGTGAAGTAAAAACCAGTGAATGGTTTAAAATATGTGGTCTCATATCTTTCATGATCACCATAAAGTGATCGAAATGCCCCTGGCCATGACTTCTTAATGCAAAGATACCCGCTGCATTCACCTTCTAGCTCGTTTCCTTTCTCATCGACTATGACAGGCTGCAATGTATCTCAATTATTATTTCATAGATTCAAACTCATATTTTCCTatatagaaaactttagtttgtaCCTCAATGCCAAAGAAAGGAAATGTGGCAGAACCAGGTTTCTGTGGCCAGGCACCAGGTATAGGTGTAATCTGGAAAATGGGAAAGGAGGGGAGCAGAAAATACGTGAAAATACTAAGGAGCAAAAGGAATTAGAATGATCATTGAAACATTGACTACAAAGTAAAGTTGAGCATCAACGCACCATGAAACCACCGGTCTCGGTTTGCCACCAGGTATCTGATATAGGGCATCGTGAATCCCCGACAACATTGTAAAACCATCTAATGAACATACATAAAGTGTGTTAGCAATTTATTATATTCACAAGATAAACTAGTCCAAAGTACAGTGTCGAACCTCCATGCACTGGGGTTAATGGGCTCCCCCACGCTTCCTAGAACACGTAGAGATTTACGAGAGTAGCGAGTAACATACTGCACCAGAACATCACATGTATGGATGTATAAAAGCAAATTTATAGTTACAAACATAACTATAACTTATATCTCAATAAATAAAACATAAGATGAAGAGTGGACAATGCCAGTGTTATTTTACATCACCATAGACACGAACTGAAGGACTGCCATGTTTTCAAGGCTCCAAAATTGTTGACATTTATTTAACATGAATGAGAGCTATCAAGATATTTTTGTACTTTTGATGAAGATAACTATATGATTTGTCATGTGATGGGACAAACAAAGCACCTCAAGGAAATGATGATGCTCCTAATGAAATAACAACCAAAGTACGATAGATATCCAATTACAGACATTTGGAAATTTAATGAATCACTATAAAAGAGAGTAAAAGAGTTCCAAAATTTTTAATGATGAGAGATGAAAACAACTAAGATTCCTACCACATCACCATCACGCATGAGGGCACGGACCAGGGTTGGTGCTGTGTAAAATATTGTCACCTTGTACTTATCCACAATATCCCAACAACGTCCAGCATCAGGGTAACTTGGAGCCTGTGTGATATCAAGTAGATTCTGTTAGAAGGATCGTATCTATGgaaaaaaagaaagcaagaaaaggaTAAGTTCATAGGTTTTGTCAAACCATAAGTAGATACAGCATAAATAATTTTGCAGTAAAACAATTGACCAACATAGTCGAGTACACATGTAATTTCAGTACAACCAGTATTCCGAAGAATTCATGGATGGTGGATTACCCCTTCGAAAACCAAAACAGTAGCTCCGTTCAGAAGAGGACCATATGTAACATAGCTGTGTCCGGTGATCCAGCCACAGTCAGCAGTGCACCTTAGGACAGAAAATTAACGGATAATAACAGAATTAACAGTAGAGataatttgcaaaaaaaaaattatagaagatTTTTACACACAAACAAATTAGAAGCATACCAGTATACATCTGATGGCTTATAGTCAAATGCATACTTAAATGTTGTTGCAGTGTATACCATATATCCCCCAGTTGTGTGCAATACACCCTGCAGATAGAAaattaatatgaaaaaaatttacaGTAATAATTAAATCAGTTGAAGCCTGGCCACCTTCGGCTTTCCAGTGCTGCCACTTGTGTACAAGAGAAACAGTGGATCTTCTGCATCAACCCATTCCACTGAACACTTGGTTGGATATTGCGGAACAACATCCTAAAGATAGTACAATGTACACAGAGAAATATGTCAAGGTAATTAATTGAAATTTTAATGACATTATTAAAAATGATTTATGAACATTAGTGGAAAGTTCATTTTGGTAAACATCCAACCAATGCCGTAGAAAGACCTAACATAATCAAGATTTGCCAATAAGCAAACAAGTGCACAAACCTGCCACCAGATGTCTCTTCCTTCCAGCCATTTTGTCGTTTCTCTATCCATGGCAGACTTGTTTTCATAAATCAAGCGCAAGTCTGTATGAAGGAAAACAGAGATAAAGTGATGAGCCAATGGGGACAGCAGTTGCTCCAGGTGGAAGAGTGCATAATGCAAATGCAAAATCAGAGGAGAGAAAACAGGAGTTTATCACAAAAGTAATTACAAACCGTTTATTTTATTAATCTTTCAATATTATCAAAGTCTAACATTTCACCATGGAAATAGATGAATACCATATAGCTAGTCCAAAAGAAATTCCAGAAATATGAAGGAAaaaaacaacataaatggatCATCCTACACATAGTACTCAAACAGAATTCAATTCCCTATAAGAAAAGCCAATTCCAACTCATTTACAGAAGCTGAAAATAATGTTTTTTGAGTATCAAAGGATGTTGCATATCAGTAAGCTCAGTGAGTGATAACAGCAGACAAGTTTTGCTCCATAAACAGGAAAGCATTAAGACAAGTTCCTGCATACATACCCACAGGAACTCCATTTTCGGTAGACTCAACCAAAGCATTGTCAACTATCTCTTTGAGATGGATGGTTTTGGCTCCTCTACGCACCGCATTGCAGCTTATTATGACTTTTGGTTTGCAGTCAATAATCCTCTGTGAAAGAGATTCTGCCGAGAAGCCAGCAAACACAACCTGAAGAAAGCCAATGATATCTCATCCCTAGACAGCCGAATCCAATCTTTGAGGACTAGACAGGATAGTAACAGGATAATACCGAGTGAACAGCACCAATGCGAGCACATGCCAACATTGCAATTGGCAACTCCATCAACATGGGCAGGTAAATGACCACTGCGTCCCCTTTACCGACCCCAACATGTTTCAAGTAATTGGCAAGCTGTTTTAAGATACGGAAGATCCATTGTTACCACAACATATTCTACTACAACCAAAAGAGATGGAAATGGTCACCAGCGCACCTGGCAAACCTTCTCCAACAGCTGGGCATATGTCAGCTGCCCATCTTGGGCTGGCTCATTGCCTTCCCAATACAGAGCTACCTTATCTCCATTGCCGGCCTCTATGTTCCGATCCAAGGCATTGTAACAGATGTTTGTAACACCTCCTTTGAACCACTGAGATCGGTAATAGTAAAGCAGAATTCAATTTATGTTACAGCACATCTATCTACATCTTCTGCGCAAACAAGACGGACCTCGATCTTAACAGTCCCTTTCCTCACGTCAATATTCTCGCTGCAGACCTCCGGACCCCACCTCTCCTTCCAGTAAAACTCGGATGCGATCTCTGACCAAAATCCCGCGGGATCCTCTATCGATCGCTTATACATTTGCTGGTACTAATTCATGAAATGGGAGAAGAAAAGCAAGATCTAAGACGAATGAAAAGAATAAACCAAAGCAATAACAGCAAAAAGGACGCATCTTTTAGATTAGAATCAATGGACTCTTCCCAAAATTGAACGTTTTCAGATCAAAAACAGAGTCTTGGAGGCATCACCGAGGATGAAGGAAAGACACCTGTTCCGGGGAGGAGACTAGGGCGTCGCGGGAGAAGTCGTGGGAGGGGACGACGAGGTCGACCTCCTCGGCGGCGATGGCCTCCCCAAGGACGACGGCGTTGGGGCGGGAGATCCGCCCGGCGCCGGAAGGTAGCTGCGACGTGGACTCCACGTGGGAGAGGTGGTCGAAGGGCGCTACGCTCCGGCGGGAGGTCGACCCCATCCCGAACAACCGGCGGCACGTGCGCCCAAGGAGGAGGAGCGGAGGAGTAGCTGTCGAGGGTGAGAAGAGGAGGCGCGTCCAAGGCACCGCTGCGGTCCGCGACCACTTGGCGGTCGCTGGCGGCGTGGCCATTGGCGGTGTATATATACGGGTGGAGGACAGCGAATCCATCCGTAGAGGAAAAGATCGCCCACAGGAAAATCCAATCAATGATCGATATTTTCTCCCCCTCTGCTTAATGGCTACCGCCGCACGCCACTGCTTCCTCTCGCTCCCGGTCTCTCTCACCCCCTGGTCTGCTACTGCAGCCGCTCTTCCTGGATCAGGCTATATCCGTGTAGATCTCACATCGACTGGGGGGAGGGATCGGATCAGGGAGGACGACTCTCGCCCACACTTGTTTAATGGCTTTCTTGCTCTGTGGTATTTCCATGGCTTGGAAGACGACAGATGTAACGTGTATGGCGCCACGGCGGCCACAGGTTGGAGAACGTTGACACGGCGCTTTGCACGCCTCGGCTGCGGGCCGCGAATCATGCCAAGTACCACCGTGTGACGGTTCATTGGAAGGCGGATGGAGCGCATGGGCACGACATCAAACCCATA comes from the Musa acuminata AAA Group cultivar baxijiao chromosome BXJ1-10, Cavendish_Baxijiao_AAA, whole genome shotgun sequence genome and includes:
- the LOC103968491 gene encoding UPF0481 protein At3g47200-like isoform X2, with the protein product MPQGHIYRERRRRMNGGRNRSRSVPWPKTGCWRSMTSSRASNQQQRQVVSFGPYHHGDPDVWPMEEHKHRALLHFLRRANKRLDEFVAAMGEVVQQLQDAYQGLDDPWREKDRFLQLMILDGCFMLEIMRVATGASSDYAYNDPIFSSHGMLYTVPYIKRDMLMIENQLPLLALDTLVSVESSKPKLEDTINKLVLKFCASGNGRPSTASMALGLHPLDVFRKSLLYDPTHRSPPVTPDRDGSSEIVRSAVELYEAGIRFKKSKTNSLRDISFHHGVLRLPVIVVDDATEYMFLNLMAFERLHCGAGNEITSYVFFMDNIIDSAKDVSLLHAKEIIQNAVGSDKAVAKLFNRLSKDVVLDPESTLDDVHRKVNNYCRKDINMWRANLIHTYFRSPWAVLSLAAAIFLLVLTVLQTVYTIIPFYTDNGGDAPSPQ
- the LOC103968492 gene encoding acetyl-coenzyme A synthetase, chloroplastic/glyoxysomal gives rise to the protein MDSLSSTRIYTPPMATPPATAKWSRTAAVPWTRLLFSPSTATPPLLLLGRTCRRLFGMGSTSRRSVAPFDHLSHVESTSQLPSGAGRISRPNAVVLGEAIAAEEVDLVVPSHDFSRDALVSSPEQYQQMYKRSIEDPAGFWSEIASEFYWKERWGPEVCSENIDVRKGTVKIEWFKGGVTNICYNALDRNIEAGNGDKVALYWEGNEPAQDGQLTYAQLLEKVCQLANYLKHVGVGKGDAVVIYLPMLMELPIAMLACARIGAVHSVVFAGFSAESLSQRIIDCKPKVIISCNAVRRGAKTIHLKEIVDNALVESTENGVPVDLRLIYENKSAMDRETTKWLEGRDIWWQDVVPQYPTKCSVEWVDAEDPLFLLYTSGSTGKPKGVLHTTGGYMVYTATTFKYAFDYKPSDVYWCTADCGWITGHSYVTYGPLLNGATVLVFEGAPSYPDAGRCWDIVDKYKVTIFYTAPTLVRALMRDGDVYVTRYSRKSLRVLGSVGEPINPSAWRWFYNVVGDSRCPISDTWWQTETGGFMITPIPGAWPQKPGSATFPFFGIEPVIVDEKGNELEGECSGYLCIKKSWPGAFRSLYGDHERYETTYFKPFTGFYFTGDGCSRDKDGYHWLTGRVDDVINVSGHRIGTAEVESALVSHPQCAEAAVVGVDHEVKGQSIYAFVTLVDGVPYSNEVRKSLILAVRSQIGAFAAPDKIHWAPGLPKTRSGKIMRRILRKIASRQLDELGDTSTLADPSVVDQLIEVSDH
- the LOC103968491 gene encoding UPF0481 protein At3g47200-like isoform X1, which translates into the protein MAKNWVLEIHDQLESVEPAAETGQWSNRSIYKVPACIKDLNRMAYKPQVVSFGPYHHGDPDVWPMEEHKHRALLHFLRRANKRLDEFVAAMGEVVQQLQDAYQGLDDPWREKDRFLQLMILDGCFMLEIMRVATGASSDYAYNDPIFSSHGMLYTVPYIKRDMLMIENQLPLLALDTLVSVESSKPKLEDTINKLVLKFCASGNGRPSTASMALGLHPLDVFRKSLLYDPTHRSPPVTPDRDGSSEIVRSAVELYEAGIRFKKSKTNSLRDISFHHGVLRLPVIVVDDATEYMFLNLMAFERLHCGAGNEITSYVFFMDNIIDSAKDVSLLHAKEIIQNAVGSDKAVAKLFNRLSKDVVLDPESTLDDVHRKVNNYCRKDINMWRANLIHTYFRSPWAVLSLAAAIFLLVLTVLQTVYTIIPFYTDNGGDAPSPQ
- the LOC135595827 gene encoding pentatricopeptide repeat-containing protein At5g18950-like; protein product: MVRKAGVAQRFWWDLSSNSRSPFVSHALKGSRATSTTSSSVSTGAPASTAAESAGPILSVAQGRQRGDADDDSYDNNGRHHQQLAETAKRVREVVVRQPRWESFLLSHFAPSELFHPTCVRHVLRPLVSTKPLLSLRYLLWLSSHPDASPADAATSASLLDALANARAWKAALLAIRSTKCRPDPPAIELFLYRLIQREGRVTDEAMETISLVKTHLGYSPSLPTWNSIFSAYLRAGRTDLVWRLYEMMMQLGISGDASTAGYLIEAFCMDNELDDAYRLLREVSRNGLVPDVISITKLVTGYCRDGNYGKVSELLHLMIAVGCMPDIFTYQSIIHGLCDNGKADDGFRIFNNLKLRGYAPDLVTYTTMIDGLCKMGRTTDAWNLWSEMVAKGTEPNGYAYNVIINGYCKAGDLSKAQELYQEMCRSGFRESTVSCNTLIAGLCLHGRVREAVDMFEEMPTKGIEHDVITYNTLIQGLCKEGRTAEAMKLYETLLLVGLQPSVSTYTPLIEALCNEGNVLGAMELMRCMKEKGLEPLVRTNDYIINGFCRVGKAEAGMAWLVNMLENNLKPQRDTINRLLECLSDSFRVDDALLVLDAVYKIGYSLETSVCYLLVSQLCGEDHRQAALQMEEILVS